The Corythoichthys intestinalis isolate RoL2023-P3 chromosome 1, ASM3026506v1, whole genome shotgun sequence genomic interval caaagtgtgcaggtgaaaggcttctctccagtgtgcgtGCGCTTATGTATCTCTAAACTAGTTttctgagaaaatcttttattgcaaaatgtgcaggcaaaaggcttctcttcagtgtgtgtgcatgtgtgtttgtTCAATTCTCCCTTCTCGCTGAATTGTTTACCACAacgtgtgcagacaaaaggtccagcgtgtttagtacgCGTATGTCTCGTCAATTGATACTTTTGAAGAAATCTTTTCTCACATAAggagcaggcgaaaggcttctctccagtgtgtgtgcttGCGTGTCTCTTTAAATTTCCCTTctcagtgaatcttttaccacaacaagagcagacaaaaggcttttctccagtgtgtgtacgcttatGATTTTGTAAATGAGACTTCCAAGAAAATCTATGatcacaaagtgagcagggaaaaggcttctctccagtgtgtgtgcgcTCATGATTTTCTAAATGAGACTTCCAAGAAAATTTTTGATCACAatgtgagcaggaaaaaggtttcccAATCGCACATACTTTTGTGTCCCTTTTCATTGATGACTTGTTTaaggattttgaagcattttggtcaaagtcGTTATCCTCCTCatctgtgttaaagtcagaagAGTGTGACGTTACATCGTCGCTGTCTGAAAGCGGAGCTAAGAGGCCGTCCGGTTGCGATTGTCCTTCTCCTTTTGTTGTCACGTGCTGAAAGGAGCTATCGCTCGAAGGTTTCGCTGCCCCGCTCTCTTCGTTTGGACCTTCGTCTTCTTCACTCTTCACATTGACAGTCATTGGAAAGTGTGGGATTTCGTGttcctgttcttcttctttaataatgggggtctctggctccgcctcctgtttgatGTACGGCATCTCGGATTCCTCTTCCTGTTTAACATGGAGGAGATCGTGCTTCTCAGGTTGAAGATCTTCTACAGCAACGTCTGTGGGACACtggggaagaaaaataaaatcatgtgCTTTTTTCTAGTCGAACCTTTGCCTTGATTTTCATGTTGCATATTTTTCACCGACATGAAGAACGCACTAGCTCTAGAtacgtgtaaaaaaaaaaaaagaaaaattacattATTAATGCAAGTGATGATGATTTAAATGATCACTTATTAGCTGCCATTGGTAGCCAGATGTCCAAATCATTTTGACCAGGAGGGATGAACGAATGACCGTCTACTCTagcggcactgaaagatgagcgttcacagccagtctttggtgggcatttattggtcacttcctattcatttggggactgtGATTtagtgcagtgtttttcaactggtGTGGCGtgccacactagtgtgccgtgaaagatcgtcaggtgtgacagtaagaaGGAAGGAGGACGTAGAAAgttgcggtcgtgtgcagatgagcgaggtattgctcttgtcgcgttcaataactgctcggatttctagccatctgctaccttgctgtccgcgacaatgtggaccctagcacgtctactgcagtgttgtcagtaacgcgttagttacTAACGCATTACTGtattctgattacttttttcagtaacgagtaatctaacgcgttcattcttCTACACCAGTaacctgattaaagttagtttccttagtgtctctgcgttactattttttcattacctcataacgtatgtagaatgaagaatattgtagtcatgtacaaagagcattttgaatcgaAAATGCTAAAAGCTTCCCGGTAcgcgtttccatgacaacctcttagctatttcctgttttggtctcgcgtcacgtgttgtgtgactgaggcgggtggacatttgCGCCGAGtattgagacgttgcgagggaatgttgatctgtggatatccatgaatgaaggtgagtatttttccttcattctggagggtatcagcaaaaggttggaccccctacatgcgcgccgttttgtagctttgccgtagcaacgacgggcagtcatcgctccaagttggcaagctttgtttacatcatatgtgtCTTGCGCattcatgccgtgaggtgatgtgtttgtttagcatctgtgggatgtgttgtaagtccgactgagtgtaaagtgctcagttgccgccacgttttatggccaaattgaccgcgtgtgtgttgagagaagtacttccgggttgtgcccgCGCATCCGCGctcgccaccacctttgtgtttattgcactgtacaatccacttgtgtgttgttgattattgtgccgtcagtttgctttgttttacattggcactgatatgctgttaaccataacccgaaattcagaagttttgacattaggcttaatcttagagttagtggggtcggtggagttgatttcaacaaattccaagcggtttgtcagatatttgttagtgtcagggctccggagtggctaagctagcgcaaaattctgatattcccctttaaattcaatcatcggaaagtcaattacatgtgatattTTACTGTTGTCATTCTTTTGTTGAGGcggaaaagggagaaaaatgggtaaaaagtaactgatagattacttttaaagtaacttatttactttgataatgaaataatcagtaaagtaactacattacttttttgaggcgtaatcagttattaaattattttttcaagtaatctgtgacaacactggtctactgtacatcatttgattagacttgtcaagagtcaatattcatgaaagtgtcctttccatattATCCTTATGTGATGACAGTAAATCCCCCccttgtgttttattccaacacattgtcaagggcagcaaggtggctgacggctagaaatctaagcagttcttgaacgcgacacgagcagctatcctaAACGTCATCCcgaaacgaaacacccgtcgcttcaaaacaagtcgatggaccatTTTgctcgcctttgtgaaaacacagagaaacaggcaacttttttgagaaaagctacaaaggtaaatgagaaagcccccaaagccagttaccttgttgctgaacttgttgccaaatccaaagtcccacactgtggcatagaccttaatactacctgcctgcaaagctattGA includes:
- the LOC130925696 gene encoding gastrula zinc finger protein XlCGF57.1-like isoform X1 encodes the protein MRCPTDVAVEDLQPEKHDLLHVKQEEESEMPYIKQEAEPETPIIKEEEQEHEIPHFPMTVNVKSEEDEGPNEESGAAKPSSDSSFQHVTTKGEGQSQPDGLLAPLSDSDDVTSHSSDFNTDEEDNDFDQNASKSLNKSSMKRDTKVCAIGKPFSCSHCDQKFSWKSHLENHERTHTGEKPFPCSLCDHRFSWKSHLQNHKRTHTGEKPFVCSCCGKRFTEKGNLKRHASTHTGEKPFACSLCEKRFLQKYQLTRHTRTKHAGPFVCTRCGKQFSEKGELNKHTCTHTEEKPFACTFCNKRFSQKTSLEIHKRTHTGEKPFTCTLCDKRFSQKANLKMHKRTHTGEKPFTCTLCDKRFSQKINLEIHMRTHTKEKPFTCTLCDKRFSQKTYLEKHQSTHTGDKNLVSTHCGKTFTEKGHFKHKNDHMGERPFVCTSCGQRFTQKRNLKKHISTHTGEKPFPCSFCGKRFYQKTDLVKHERTHTGEKPFSCSFCEKSFARKDRLKMHTRIHTGEKPFSCTLCGIRFTEKRYLVLHVRSHTGESS
- the LOC130925696 gene encoding gastrula zinc finger protein XlCGF57.1-like isoform X2, translated to MPYIKQEAEPETPIIKEEEQEHEIPHFPMTVNVKSEEDEGPNEESGAAKPSSDSSFQHVTTKGEGQSQPDGLLAPLSDSDDVTSHSSDFNTDEEDNDFDQNASKSLNKSSMKRDTKVCAIGKPFSCSHCDQKFSWKSHLENHERTHTGEKPFPCSLCDHRFSWKSHLQNHKRTHTGEKPFVCSCCGKRFTEKGNLKRHASTHTGEKPFACSLCEKRFLQKYQLTRHTRTKHAGPFVCTRCGKQFSEKGELNKHTCTHTEEKPFACTFCNKRFSQKTSLEIHKRTHTGEKPFTCTLCDKRFSQKANLKMHKRTHTGEKPFTCTLCDKRFSQKINLEIHMRTHTKEKPFTCTLCDKRFSQKTYLEKHQSTHTGDKNLVSTHCGKTFTEKGHFKHKNDHMGERPFVCTSCGQRFTQKRNLKKHISTHTGEKPFPCSFCGKRFYQKTDLVKHERTHTGEKPFSCSFCEKSFARKDRLKMHTRIHTGEKPFSCTLCGIRFTEKRYLVLHVRSHTGESS